One window from the genome of Eucalyptus grandis isolate ANBG69807.140 chromosome 7, ASM1654582v1, whole genome shotgun sequence encodes:
- the LOC108954182 gene encoding cysteine-rich and transmembrane domain-containing protein WIH2-like yields MSNYNQQQPPVGVPPPQGYSPEGYPKDANPPPRHPPQSYAAVDFPPPQGQCCMDSRLTFGQICLSALCCCCVVDRCF; encoded by the exons ATGAGCAACTACAACCAGCAGCAACCCCCCGTCGGCGTCCCTCCGCCGCAAG GTTATTCGCCGGAGGGTTATCCCAAGGACGCGAACCCGCCCCCCAGGCACCCCCCGCAGAGCTATGCCGCCGTGGACTTCCCGCCGCCGCAGGGGCAGTGTTGCATGGATAGCCGCCTCACTTTCGGGCAAATCTG TTTGAGTGCACTGTGCTGCTGCTGTGTTGTGGACCGTTGCTTCTGA